A part of Magnetospirillum sp. ME-1 genomic DNA contains:
- a CDS encoding cupin domain-containing protein: MNRIVSIQEHTHPNPEQVERVVVAQSEQTALVVWHLLPGQEIAAHRHPHGQDTWVVISGEAEYLLGGGETRMIKAGDLAIAAPGQTHGARNRGAVPFVFASVVAPSDAGFEVTEP, encoded by the coding sequence ATGAACCGCATCGTCTCCATCCAAGAGCACACCCACCCCAACCCCGAACAGGTCGAACGGGTGGTGGTCGCCCAGTCGGAGCAGACCGCCCTGGTGGTCTGGCACCTGCTGCCCGGCCAGGAGATCGCAGCCCATCGCCATCCTCACGGACAGGACACCTGGGTGGTGATCTCGGGAGAGGCCGAATATCTGCTCGGTGGTGGCGAGACCCGGATGATCAAGGCCGGCGACCTGGCCATCGCGGCCCCTGGACAGACACATGGCGCCCGCAACCGTGGCGCGGTCCCGTTTGTATTCGCCTCGGTCGTTGCCCCTTCGGATGCTGGGTTTGAGGTGACTGAGCCCTGA